CCTGTTCGAGGCCCTGCAGGGGCGGCCCGACGACGGCGGCCTCTGGAGCGGGCCCAAGGTCGCCGCCTACGTCCGCGACCGTTGGGGCGTCGAGGTCTGCGTCCAGACCGCCTGGAAGTGGATGACCCAGGTGGGCTTCAGCCTCCAGATACCACGGCCCAAGAACCCCGGGGTCGCCGACGCCGAGGAGCGCGGAGAGTGGAAAAGGCGCCCTGGCCGACCGGGTGGCGGCGTTGCGTCGCGACCGCCCCGACAAGGCCGTCGAGCTCTGGGCCGAGGATGAGGCCCGGCTGGGGCTCAAGCCGATCGCCCGCCGCGTCTGGTCGCCGCGCGGCGTCCGCCCCACGGCCCACGGCCGGACCAAGTACGAGTGGCTCTACGTCGATGGATTCGTCCGGCCCGTCGACGGGAGGAACCTGGAGTTGATCCTGCCGTCGGCGAACACGGATTGGATGTCGGCGGCCCTGGCCGAGTTCGCCCGCTGGGCCGACCCGGGCGACGAGAAGTTGCTGGTGCTCCTGGTCGACAACGCCGGCTGGCACCTGGCGGGCCGCCTGAAGGTGCCGCCGAACGTCGTCCTGCACCGGTTGCCGCCCTGCACCCCGGAACTGCAGCCGGCCGAGCCTCTCTGGCTCCTGGTCCGCGAGTTCGCCGCCAACCGAGGCTTCGCCGACCTCGACGCCATGCAGGAACCCCTGGTCGGTCGCTGCGAATGGCTCATCCACCACCCCGAAGCCGTCCGCGGCCCCGTCGGCTTCCATTGGGCCCTCACCATCGATCGTTAGCCTTCAGGGCGATTCGGTATCAGCCGATGGCCAGGCGAGTCCGCGTCTGCTCGACTTCTTCGAGCGGAGTCGCTCCGAAGAGTCGTTTGAACTCGCGGCTGAACTGCGACGCGCTCTCGTAGCCGACCGCCCGCGCGGCCTGGCCTGCGTTGAGGCCGTCGTGGGCCATGAGCCGTCGCGCTTGGTCGAGCCGGATCCTCTTCAGGTACTGGAGCGGGGAACTGGCCGTCACCAGCTTGAAGTAGTGGTGGAACGCGGCGACGCTCATCCCCGCCTTTCGGGCCAGGTCGTCGACGCCTACCGGGTTCGCGTAGTCCGAGTGGATGTAACGCAGGACGCGGGCGATCCGGGCGAAGTGGTCGTCGCGATTCGCGAACGCCCGGAGGGCACCGCCCTGCTCCCCCAGGAGCACGCGGTAGACGACCTCCCGGACAGCCTGCCGGCCCAGCATGCGGCTGTCGAGCGGGGATTTCAGGCATTCCAGCAGCCGGCAGACGGCCTCGCCAAGGTCCTCGGTCATCGGGGTCGAGGAGATTCCACGCGGCACGGCGGCCGGCGAAGGGGCGAGTTCGTCCATCTCGAGCAGCATCTCGCCGATCGTCGTCGGATCGACGTCGATCGCCAGCAGGAGCATGGGCTCCTCGGGGGTCGCGTTCGTCTCGCATTCGGCCGGCATCGGCACGGCGAGTACGAGGTAGTTGTAGGCGTCGTACCGGTAGGTCTCGCCGCCCAGGTAGGCCTGCTTCGAGCCCTGCCCGACGAAGAGGATCTTCGGCTGATAGACGATGGGGGCGCGGACGGCCGGATCCGACCTGCGGACGATCGACACTCCTTCGACACGCATCGGGTGGATGCCGTCGCATTCGGCCAACTCGCCGAGCATCAACGCGAGCCTCTCGCGGATTTCGCCTCGGCCTCTCATGACCACTCTCCAGATTGCTCGTAGTGATTACGGAATCAAGCTACATGATACGGCATTCGGGAGCGAGTTCGCCCGGGTTGCTGGAGAAATAGGCAAACCTTCTGGAGAAACGGTCCTTTCCTCGGGCGATCATCCGGCCATTAATGACAGAGTCGGCAAACCTGCTGATCACGGCGCAGGGG
The sequence above is a segment of the Paludisphaera rhizosphaerae genome. Coding sequences within it:
- a CDS encoding AraC family transcriptional regulator, which translates into the protein MRGRGEIRERLALMLGELAECDGIHPMRVEGVSIVRRSDPAVRAPIVYQPKILFVGQGSKQAYLGGETYRYDAYNYLVLAVPMPAECETNATPEEPMLLLAIDVDPTTIGEMLLEMDELAPSPAAVPRGISSTPMTEDLGEAVCRLLECLKSPLDSRMLGRQAVREVVYRVLLGEQGGALRAFANRDDHFARIARVLRYIHSDYANPVGVDDLARKAGMSVAAFHHYFKLVTASSPLQYLKRIRLDQARRLMAHDGLNAGQAARAVGYESASQFSREFKRLFGATPLEEVEQTRTRLAIG
- a CDS encoding transposase, whose product is MRRDRPDKAVELWAEDEARLGLKPIARRVWSPRGVRPTAHGRTKYEWLYVDGFVRPVDGRNLELILPSANTDWMSAALAEFARWADPGDEKLLVLLVDNAGWHLAGRLKVPPNVVLHRLPPCTPELQPAEPLWLLVREFAANRGFADLDAMQEPLVGRCEWLIHHPEAVRGPVGFHWALTIDR